Proteins encoded together in one Solanum lycopersicum chromosome 7, SLM_r2.1 window:
- the LOC104648489 gene encoding uncharacterized protein, with product MAPRDGNESDNDEEIQNQMTSQEIGTTEEIRALKQQMAEMYEAWMSGQPPPSSFRDYFNTNMSHPTQVSTSDPIYPHGFNPYANTFNVAGTSMVRPSNTPVISNPLFVSTAPTNSIPQPTIVQKSNSDPPPKVRRDKSYTIEEAINIPSSHPHIHQYSSPVEIEKMVKNEEHEEITKKMKSLEQSIRDMQGLGGHKGVSFSDLCLFPNIHLLVGFKTPMFEKYDGHEDPIAHLKRYCNKLRGAEGKEGLLMAYFGESLVGIASEWFIYQNITNWHTCDDLARCFVQQFQYNIDIVPDCSSLANMRKNTTENFCEYAIRWSEQAARIKPPMKE from the coding sequence ATGGCCCCCAGAGACGGAAATGAATCGGACAATGATGAGGAGATCCAAAACCAGATGACTTCACAAGAAATAGGGACAACAGAAGAGATAAGGGCGTTAAAACAACAAATGGCAGAGATGTACGAGGCTTGGATGAGTGGACAACCTCCACCGTCTTCATTCCGAgactattttaatacaaatatgtctCACCCTACCCAGGTGTCGACAAGCGATCCGATATATCCCCATGGATTCAACCCCTATGCTAACACATTCAATGTCGCTGGAACATCTATGGTGCGCCCTTCGAATACGCCTGTGATAAGTAATCCACTCTTTGTGTCAACTGCCCCGACTAATAGCATACCCCAGCCAACGATAGTGCAAAAATCTAATAGTGATCCTCCGCCCAAAGTTCGGCGTGATAAGAGTTACACTATTGAAGAGGCCATTAATATTCCAAgctctcatccccacattcaTCAGTATAGTTCCCCTGTCGAAATTGAGAAGATGGTCAAGAatgaggaacatgaagaaattactaagaaaatgaagagtttggaaCAGAGTATAAGAGATATGCAAGGACTAGGGGGCCACAAAGGCGTCTCGTTCAGTGACTTGTGTTTGTTTCCTAACATTCATTTACTTGTTGGTTTTAAAACTCCaatgtttgaaaaatatgatggtCATGAAGACCCCATAGCTCATCTAAAGAGATATTGCAACAAATTGAGGGGTGCAGAGGGCAAAGAAGGGTTACTTATGGCCTATTTTGGGGAAAGCTTAGTAGGGATTGCATCTGAATGGTTCATATATCAGAATATCACCAACTGGCACACATGCGATGATTTGGCTCGATGTTTTGTACAACAATTCcaatataatattgacattGTTCCAGATTGCTCCTCGTTAGCCAACATGAGGAAAAATACAACGGAAAATTTTTGTGAATATGCTATCAGATGGAGCGAACAAGCTGCTAGGATTAAACCACCGATGAAGGAGTAA
- the LOC138337390 gene encoding uncharacterized protein: protein MINQVLAYLSGLSDQGQTPSVLFAPAPQVSEVQHAAAVAPLFKGAESEDAYDFLADYHELLHKMGIVERFGVEFVTYQFQGNAKMWWRSYVECQPAQAPPETWSSFSSLFMEKYATQLKFSPQEWIHRFVKGLRSDLQIPSLQVHTAAKSFQEVVDFVIEVGGVKPDDFTMASTPKKFRKGGEFNGSYSCRKGSGGYPTRRIQSSLQAVAGGPPQTGQHFSEYGGRGGHGRGRHSGGRVGQGNGGQQTNRGGGQNGTSAAQHCRGNGQTSDRDHCYAFPGRSKAETSDVVITDLRGIPPDRDIGFCIDLDPDTCPISIPPYRMAPAELRELKAQLQELLSKGFIRPSAYPWGAPVLHHLPRIDNLFDELQGACTFSKIDLRFGYQLKIRATVVPKTAFRTRYWHYEFLVMSFGLTNAPAAFMSLMNGTFKPYLDLFVIVFIDDILVRSFVGLASYYRRFVEGFSSVASQLTNLTKESVPFVWSDECEESFRKVNSLLTTAPILTLPVQDKNFTVYCDASYSGLGAVLMQEKNVIAYASRQLKVHERTYPTHDLELATVVFCIKAIKTLSIWG, encoded by the exons atgattaatcaggttcttgcttatcttagtgggttatctgatcaaggccagacaccttcAGTGTTAtttgcaccagcacctcaggtttcggaagtacaacatgcagctgctgtggctcccc tcttcaagggtgctgaatctgaggatgcctatgattttctggctGATTAtcatgagttgctacataagatgggcatagtggaacgattcggtgtggagtttgtaacctatcagtttcagggaaatgctaaaatgtggtggcgatcgtatgttgagtgtcaaccagcacaggcaccacctgaGACTTGgtcatcattctctagcttatttatggagaa gtatgccactcagcttaaattcagtccacaagagtggattcaccgttttgtgaagggattgaggtccgATTTGCAGATTCCATCCTTACAGGTAcatactgcagcaaaatcctttcaggaggtggtagattttgtgatagaagtggggggagtgaagccagacgacttcactatgGCATCGAcacctaagaagtttcgtaagggaggcgagtttaatggttcttactcctgTAGgaagggttcaggaggttaccctaCCCGACGTATTCAGTCGTCACtccaggctgtagctgggggtccaccgcagaccggtcaacatttctctgagtatGGAG gtagaggtggtcatgggagaggccgccattctggaggacgcgttggtcaaggtaatggtggtcaacAAACTAACCGAGGTGGCGGGCAAAATGGAACTTCTGCAGCACAACAttgtaggggcaacggacagacaagtGATAGGgaccattgttatgcttttcctGGGAGGTCtaaagcggagacatctgatgttgttatcacag accttcgtGGTAtcccaccggatagagatattggtttctgtattgatctggatCCGGATACttgccccatttccatacccccttataggatggctcccgctgagttaagagagttaaaggcccaacttcaagagttgttaagcaaaggctttattagaccaagtgcatacccttggggtgctcctgtttt gCATcatcttcctcgcatcgataaTTTGTTCGAtgagttacaaggtgcttgtaccttctcaaaaattgatttgagatttggttatcaattgaaaatacgggcaacggttgtgcccaagactgcttttcggaccaggtattgGCATTacgagttcttagtaatgtcttttgggcttacgaatgcccctgctgcgttcatgagcttaaTGAACGGGacttttaagccatatctggatctctttgtcattgtattcatcgatgatatactg gtaaggagctttgttggtttagctagctactaccgtcgatttgtcgagggattttcttctgttgcttcccaattgacaaacttgactaaggaGAGTGTTCCCtttgtatggtcagacgagtgtgaagaaagtttcCGGAAAGTCAAttccttgttgactactgcaccaattcttaccctgccagtgcaAGATAAGAATTTcactgtttattgtgatgcatcctattctggtttgggtgcagtactaatgcaagagaagaatgtaattgcttatgcttcgaggcaattaaaggtgcacgaacgtacttatccgacccatgatttggagttagcgACAGTAGTtttttgcattaaagcaatcaagacattatctatatggggttaa